The Salmonirosea aquatica DNA window ACGAGCTGAACGTAAGCCGGGTAGCTGCCAGGCTGGTCTATTCGTCTGTAGCCGAGACGGCCATTCTGCCCGCTCAGGATGCTCTGGGATTGGATGAATCTGCTAAGATGAACAGCCCCGGAACCGGTGATAACAACTGGGCCTGGCGCTTGTTGCCCGGACAACTCGATAAAGCCACCGAAACACATCTGGCCCAATGGACGGTTTTGTATGACCGGGACTGAGTCTTGTTATTTTGACGGTAACGCACATGATCGGGGGAATATTAAAAGCACCTCAATGTTTCAGCCAATAGTTTTGATTGCCAAGCGATCTGTTTAGCCTCAGAGTGCATGGATAAAGTCCATGATCTTTCAGGGCTTATGCCAGGGTATTGGCTGGTATGAGTTTTTAAAATCAAGAACCAGAATAAAGGTAGCACACCATAACATAATCATCAAATCATGGATCTATTTATAGATAACCAAATTGAATATCCGGAAAAGCAGAGTACCCTTGAAGTCAGACCCGGAAAACCCTATCCGCTTGGAGCGAGCTGGGATGGCAATGGGGTTAATTTTGCCCTTTTTTCCGAAAACGCCCACAGCGTCGAACTTTGCCTCTTTGAAAGCCAGCAAGCACAGAATGAAAATGTAAAAATAGAAATCCAGGAGGTCACCCATCATGTCTGGCATGTGTATGTGGTGGGCCTGGGCCCCGGCCAGCTATATGGCTACCGCGTCCATGGACCCTATGAGCCCCAAAACGGGCATAGATTCAACCCCAGTAAACTGCTCATCGATCCTTATGCGAAGGCGCTGTCGGGCACCATTGAATGGGACGACTCGCTCTTTGCTTACGAGATCGGTAGTGAGCAGCAGGATCTGAGCTTCAGTACCTCCGATAGCGCGCCCTACGTACCAAAATCGGTTGTCATCGATCAGCAATTTGATTGGGGGGGTGATAAACTACCCAAGATACCCTATCATGAAACCATTATTTATGAAGCACACGTAAACGGTCTGACCAGACTTCATCCCGACATTCCTGAGGAAATACGGGGTACCTATGCGGGTGTGGCTCATCCTGTCACTATCAATTATTTGAAGGAGCTTGGCATTACCGCCATCGAGTTTCTTCCCGTGCACCATTTTGTCGCCGACCGACACCTGCTTGAAAAAGGATTGACAAATTACTGGGGGTACAATACACTTAATTTCTTTGCACCCGATGTTCGGTACAGCAGCAGCGGGACATTGGGGGAGCAAGTGACCGAATTCAAAAACATGGTCAAGGCCCTGCACGAGGCTGGTATCGAGGTGATCCTCGATGTGGTTTATAACCACACCGCCGAAGGCAACCATCTGGGCCCTACCCTTTCTTTCAAGGGCATCGACAATTCATCCTATTATAGGCTCAGCCCGGAAGACTGCCGTTTCTACATGGATTATACAGGAACAGGCAATACGTTGAACGCCAGGCTTCCTTTTGTGCTCGGACTGATCATGGACAGCCTCAGGTATTGGGTCACGGAGATGCATGTCGACGGGTTCCGCTTTGACCTGGCCTCGTCTCTGGCCAGAACCCTGCATGAGACCGACACGCTGAGCTCTTTCTTTAACATTGTCCATCAGGATCCGGTTATTTCCCAGGTAAAGCTCATTGCCGAGCCGTGGGACATCCACGAGGATGGGTATATGGTGGGCAAATTCCCTCCCGGCTGGGCCGAATGGAATGACCGCTTTCGGGATTGTGTGCGCGACTATTGGCGGGGCGCTGAAAGCAAACTTGCAGAATTTGCCCAGCGGTTCACAGGTAGCGCGGATTTATACCAGGGTGGCTACCGGAGTCCTACGGCTAGCATCAATCTAATTACCGCCCATGACGGTTTTACCCTTCATGATCTGGTGAGTTATAACGAGAAGCATAATGAAGCCAACGGCGAGGATAACCGCGATGGTGCCAATGATAACCATTCATGGAATTGCGGCGTCGAGGGGACGACTAATGACCAGGGAATCAATGATTTGAGAAGCAGGCAAAAACGAAACCTGTTGACCACCCTGTTCCTATCCCAAGGGGTACCCATGCTTGTAGCGGGGGATGAGCTCGGCAAGACCCAGCAAGGCAATAACAATGCCTACTGCCACGATGATGAGATTTCATGGATTGATTGGCAGGGCGCCGACCGTTCGCTTCTTGATTTTACGAAGCGTCTGATTTGGTTCTGCAAGGAGCATCCTACCTTCAGACGCAGGCGCTGGTTTCAGGGGCTTCCGGTCACGGGGTCTGAAATAGAGGACATCAGATGGTACCTACCCGAAGGGGATTTGATTGCAGACGAACATTGGGCGAACGACCTGGCCAAATCGCTTGGTATTTATCTGAACGGTAAGGGTATCCGTTGCGAGAATGAGATGGGCGAGAGGATTACCGACGACAGTTTTTATTTGATTTTCAACGCGCATGACCAGCCGCTGGACTACATTCTCCCCGCTGAAAAGTGCGGACGGGGCTGGCACAAGGTTCTCGACACAAGCGATGGGTTCATCGGGGAAGACCCACAGGTATTTTCACAGGGAAGTTCCGTATGTGTGCAGGGTCGGGCGGTGCTGGTACTGATGTGCCATCTTGAATAACAGCCTATCAACCTCATCGACATAAATTTATATTATTGCTATGCTCTTGGGGTAAAAAGCACTTTCTAAACTGAAGAACATTTTTCATTTAAATTAAGGATATAATACAAATTTCTAACCATAAGAAAGCACCGGATGTACGGTGCTTTCTTAGGTTTGGTTTCAAAACTTTGGTGGAGTATTCAGTCCGAATGCTAATCTTAGCCTACCAATTATTTAAAAAAAACGGGGCCAATTACCTGATGGTTGAATCAGGTAATTGGCCCCGTCTCTTGTGGATAAGCCAGTCAGAAAATATTATAACAGTTTATCCTTTACTTTATCCACAAGCCCTCCCAAACCGCCGCTTTCCATTTGCTCTTTCTGCGCGTGACCTTCCGGAATCGGTGGGCCGAGTTTTGGTTCCTGACCATGAGGCTGCGCGTGGTCAAAGGTAAAAGTACCTTTTCCGTCGATCGATGTACCCTGAGTCCAGCGGGTGTTGGGTGAATCAGGGCGGTTGATGTCAGTTGAAATGAATGAGTAGCTAAATGCCGAGTTTTCCTCACTCTGCGGGAAACTGTTGGGGATCGGATGGTTGTTTGCTACGCCTCCTAATTCCTCAAGCACCGCCAGCCACTGATTCTGGTGCATGGTATCGCGGGCAATCAGGAAGGCCAGCATGTCTTTCATACCGGCGTCGTCCGTAGCTTCCCAGAGCCGCGTGGCCAGTACCCGGCCCGTTGACTCCGCCATGACATTGGCCTGCATATCGGCAGCCAGGTTACCGCTACCTACCACCCACGAACCGTTGAAAGGTACCCCGTTGCTGTCCACCGCCATCGCCGCAAGCCCCGAAGACAGAATATGACGGGGATCCATGCCTCCCATGATACCCTCTACCAATGGGTTGTTTGCCGCTACCTGATCCTTCAAGGTGTTAGAAGCGCCTTCCAGGTTGAGGGCCACGGCCGTAGCCAACATCTCGATGTGAGCCATTTCTTCCGTTCCAGTCTCCAGCAGCATGTCGCGGTATTTCACAGGGCCCCGACAGCCCCAGGCCTGAAACATATACTGCAAACAGACTCGAATCTCGCCTTCGATGCCGCCAATGGCCTGCTGGAGCATTCGGGCGAAGGCTGGATTGGGCTTGTCCACCCGTACTTTGTACTGCAACTTCTTATCGTGGTAAAACATAATTAGAAAAGATTTAATGAAAAATGATTATGGATATAACAGCTTCGTGCTGTAATTACCTATTCATAAATTTTATTCCCAAATACCAGAATTTCCGGAAGGCATTTCTAAGTATTGCCTATAAGGAATAACACTTTTTTGTTTGTTCTATCTCTTCCACAATCGTTACGAGATTTCCTCTGAAAAAAATTCTACATTCCGGGGAAATAAAATACATATAATTATGATTTATATAAATATAATTTAATAATTTATTGTTTTTTATTGTATCTATATTCTATAAACA harbors:
- a CDS encoding manganese catalase family protein, with protein sequence MFYHDKKLQYKVRVDKPNPAFARMLQQAIGGIEGEIRVCLQYMFQAWGCRGPVKYRDMLLETGTEEMAHIEMLATAVALNLEGASNTLKDQVAANNPLVEGIMGGMDPRHILSSGLAAMAVDSNGVPFNGSWVVGSGNLAADMQANVMAESTGRVLATRLWEATDDAGMKDMLAFLIARDTMHQNQWLAVLEELGGVANNHPIPNSFPQSEENSAFSYSFISTDINRPDSPNTRWTQGTSIDGKGTFTFDHAQPHGQEPKLGPPIPEGHAQKEQMESGGLGGLVDKVKDKLL
- the glgX gene encoding glycogen debranching protein GlgX; this encodes MDLFIDNQIEYPEKQSTLEVRPGKPYPLGASWDGNGVNFALFSENAHSVELCLFESQQAQNENVKIEIQEVTHHVWHVYVVGLGPGQLYGYRVHGPYEPQNGHRFNPSKLLIDPYAKALSGTIEWDDSLFAYEIGSEQQDLSFSTSDSAPYVPKSVVIDQQFDWGGDKLPKIPYHETIIYEAHVNGLTRLHPDIPEEIRGTYAGVAHPVTINYLKELGITAIEFLPVHHFVADRHLLEKGLTNYWGYNTLNFFAPDVRYSSSGTLGEQVTEFKNMVKALHEAGIEVILDVVYNHTAEGNHLGPTLSFKGIDNSSYYRLSPEDCRFYMDYTGTGNTLNARLPFVLGLIMDSLRYWVTEMHVDGFRFDLASSLARTLHETDTLSSFFNIVHQDPVISQVKLIAEPWDIHEDGYMVGKFPPGWAEWNDRFRDCVRDYWRGAESKLAEFAQRFTGSADLYQGGYRSPTASINLITAHDGFTLHDLVSYNEKHNEANGEDNRDGANDNHSWNCGVEGTTNDQGINDLRSRQKRNLLTTLFLSQGVPMLVAGDELGKTQQGNNNAYCHDDEISWIDWQGADRSLLDFTKRLIWFCKEHPTFRRRRWFQGLPVTGSEIEDIRWYLPEGDLIADEHWANDLAKSLGIYLNGKGIRCENEMGERITDDSFYLIFNAHDQPLDYILPAEKCGRGWHKVLDTSDGFIGEDPQVFSQGSSVCVQGRAVLVLMCHLE